In the genome of Melospiza melodia melodia isolate bMelMel2 chromosome 20, bMelMel2.pri, whole genome shotgun sequence, the window cagctgtgcaAGTCCCTGACAACACCTGGAGCAGGGATTGCTGGGGATCATGAGAGGAGGGCAGTCAGAAAGTGTTCCCGAATTCACAAAACACATCATCCCACCTTTAAACCCAATATTGATGTGGCTTTTTAAGCAAGGAGAAACAGCTGAGGAGCTGTGAGGGGAGAGATAAAGGAAATAACAGGGCCTCCATCACCTTCAGCATCACTTTTTGGACAAGAGCTGAACCTGCTCCAGGGCAGGATCCAGGAGTGGAGGAAGCAGCACATCTGAAGGAACCTCAGAGCTCACTTCCATCTCCAAtaaacagcaggaaaaagcaCATGGCAACAAAAATGAAAGCACAAAAAAATTCCAAGAAGCGTTATTTGGAATTAAAATAGAATTATATAAAGTGTATTACAGTCTGTTCTATCATTTAAGAAGTAATaacatatttatatatcttttatTACAGAGCGATAACCCGAAGAGAAGGAAGTTGATATTTAATCCATGTACAATATAAAGAAATAACAGAGCAGAAAAAAACCACTTTCCCATTCAACAACATTCTAAAGATGCTCTTTAATTAGACATTTAAGCATTAAACATTTCTCAGTAGTAGGTTAAACTACTCAATACAGTAATTTCAGTGCATTGTCCAAGCAGATGTGGAAATGCAAACACATTCAAGGGCTGTGTGGAAACCTCGTGTCAATCCCCTCAGTTTCCTCAGCACAAACAGCTACAGAATTTCTGGCCTAGACCAAGAACCAGTAAATCCTCCAACTGCTGGGAACACAACACTGTCACCTGTGGAAGTGGAAAATGCAGCCTGTGGGGATGTTCCTGTGATTTCTGGACATGGGAGGCCCCACCTGATGTGAGCGAGAGCAGCcaccatcatcatcctcctcacCTGCTCAGGCTGCCCCAGGTGAGTGTCACACACCATGGAACCCTtgggtgctgccacaggaataCACCCCAAAAAACCACACCAAGAGTCACCTTTTCCACCACCACCtaaaggagagggaagggaatcTGTGCAAGGTTGTAAAAGGAGCTGGGCAATGGTGGTGGCTGCACCGACACGGCCCATCCCTAAATTCCATCAGAAtcctgggcatcactgctctgtgggcagcagaggGGCTGCCAAACTAACACTGGCAACAgctcccatgagaaacagggcaAAGCAACAGGGGAAAAAGACTTTTACATCAGACAGACGTCTCCAGCTCATCtccagggagcacagggagctgccacCGGAATAAAACCCGGCAGCCAGAGATGTGCAGATGGGACTTGTCTCCTGCCATCCTGCTGCTATTTCATCCTGCTGCTACTTCCTGCAGACTGGGGCTGCAAATCCCCCCCTGTGACTCCTCCATGAGGTGAATTGGCACATGGTTTTGGCAGCTCCAAGCCTGACAGACACTGGCCTGGGCAGGCCCCACGGGAGCCGCGCTCCCGAAACgctgatgggggaaaaaaagaaaagacaaaaaggaaaaggagctgaAGTGCTGGTGCTTTATGGTTTATATCCAGAGGAGCCCCTCAGCAGGACGGGGGAGTGCAGCCCAAGCAGCTCTGCCAGGTGAGGAGAGCTCTCCACTCTCCTTTTCCCTCTTCCACGTTTTCCTGGTTGAGCCTGAGGAACACCTGGAGTCACCTCCCTCCCTGGCCTGCCACACTTTTAAAGGTTATTTACTGAAAGAGCACTTATCTGGGGCAAGAATCGAGCCTGTCCTCCATGGCCATGGTGGTTGGTGGTTCAGAATCAGTGTCCAGAGACAGGGAATATCTGAGAATTAGGGATACCCAAACACCCGTGTGGTCCAGGAGATCTCTACTCTGCTATCAGCACATCTTGCCAAAGGAAAGACAGGAAATCATCTGAGAAACTGAAGATCACATTTAGGTTATCCCACAAAATCAGcataaaaataaaaacttaaaCCTGGTATTTACAGATTAACAAATAAAAATATGAAGTGGGACTATCTGAACTGCTATTAAAGTGACATTCAACAATTAACTGGAACCCTGATATGAGTGTAACatcctccctcttcccttcctttttttgttataaaaacagtatttacatatttttacttttttttttttttttaaagagaactgGTTGACATTATTGCTTGATCCTTTTTTAGGAAAGACATTCCAATGAAGCAATTATTCCACATGCTGACAAAACACAGAATATACCACTTCAAGAGTGACAAAAGTTAACATTTTGTTCATCTAAAAATTATCTCCATCTGCCAGGTCAGCAGATCACATGTAAATACAAGCCAATCAAAAATACATTTTACAAAAAATAATCAAGTTTCCTTTTTCAATATGGCAGTAAACATGATTTGTTCTTCCACTCTCACCTTCCACAAATTTCATTCTAGATAGGAGCTTACTATttgttcaccaaaaaaaaaaaaaaaaaggaaaaaattgattaaaattattattttcataaACAAACACAAAGCCCAGCCAGACACAACTCCCAGACATGAACACCTACAGAGTGTGTTCCACAGCAAGGGGAGTTCCCTGGATCACAGCACTCCCAAATATCTCTGTTTTCCAAGATTTTCTGAAGAGCTAACTGTGACCCAGGGGGGTTctcctggcaggcagctctgaagTGCCACTGTCCCCCCGACCTGACagacacagctttgtatttgacTATGAATTGAAGcagcttttctccacaaaacaggaAGGCACCATGCACAGAGCAGTTGAGGCAGGAAGCAAACAGCAGCAACATGACATGGGGGTTTAGGTTCAGATGAGTTAAGGCTTCTGTTAAACTTCTTTATCTTCTCCTAGTTAGAATCACTGtctggaaaggaaaacagaaggaaGGGTGTGATATGGTCAGCTGGAACAGGAAAACCTTAAAATGTGTTTTCTGTTGTAGTGCCACCTTGGTTGTGTCTATTTAATGCATTAAAGAGCCACCGAGAATTGTGCTGAAACCACACAAAGTTTTCAAACTTTGGGAAATCCCTTTTTTATTATGGGCAGAGAATCAGTGGAACTGTGACTGGGAGTGGAGGGGCAGCAGTCCCTGACACCCCTGGTGCACAGGGCAGGGTAAGGGCAGTGCTGGTGGGGCCACAGTGGTGACACCAACACATCAAAGGAAATGTGAGTTTGTCACTGCACACCCACACCCAGCAAAGCCCCCCTTCCTACCCAAGTACCTTTTCAAACCTGATTCTCATAATGGCTCTGTCTCTTCTTTGATTTCAGCTCCTTTAGCCACTGAGGAGACTTTTCTTCTGACCtatgatataaaaaaaaaatactctttaTTCTTTCATTATGAAAACTCCTGAcagaaacaacaataaaaaaaaagcaatgtACAGCTGGTTGCATTATTTTTTCCTTCCACCAAGAGGAGCTGGGATTCCCTCACCTGTCCTCCTTTTCCACACTGGAGGGCAGCACTCTGCTGCTGGGAGTGCCGAGCTGTGCTTTGGGGGATTTGAAGAGCTGAGCAGAGCCGGTGTCACCAGCGCTCTCAGACTCCTGTCTTTTCCTCAGCTGggcctaaaaataaaaataaacaaagggGTCTTTTTAAGCCAGCATccaggctatttttttttttttggaatgcaGCACAGATTACTCCAGatttataaaaacaaaaattTCCCTGAAATGAGTGAGGGGATTCCTTATAAAGCACCTGCAGGTACTGAATTGGTGGGGATTCCTTATAAACCACCTGCAAGTACTGAACTGGTTCATCTCCCACCTACTGGGCTCTGCCTGAgctcaccttgagagcagcatgATCCATCCCTGGGAACACAGGCATTCTCTGGGCTTGCACAGAAGATGACCTTGGAGTGTGCTGGATCTTGTCTTCCTCCTCAGAATCTTCCTGTTGCATAGTTTTCTTCTCTTCTAATTTattgttaataaaaaaaaaaaaaaaaggcagaagggGAAACCATGAGCTGGCCTTTCATCTCTGCCTTGCCCAACATCTCTTCCTGCACTCGAGCAGGAATGAAGGGCAGTATTTAAAAAACACCTTTTACCAACTCCTGCCTTTGCACTCAAGCTGACCACAACCAATTACTGCAGGTAGCTGAGGGGTTACCTGTGGAATCTTTGAACATCCAGCCATTGTCTGACTCCTCTGTCAAGGAGAACCTGTTGTCCAGGTCCAGCCCTCTGCTCCTGCGCAGCGAGTGCGACGCGGGCGCCCGGCACCGGCGCTTCTTGCTCAGCTGCACCCGAGTCTTGAGAGCACTGGAGTCCAGGACATCTGTGTGCTGCACAAACACACACCTGGGAATGAGCCCCGGATCCTCCACACTGAAATCCCAACACACCTGATTGCATCCACCAATTAAAATGGGTATTTgtgtgattattattattattattgttgtagTCACTTAAAATCATATTAGAGAGAGTGTACGATGAGGACACGGCACTTTGTGGCTAACTGGGTGTAATCCTCTGATCTCTCTAGGCTGTGGATACCTGAGTTGCATGGATAATTTGCACTTAATTAATATAAAAAATAACTGCAATAATCAGGAGTTTAATCAGGAGTTTAGTTCCTAGAGTGTTTTATGAACATAGGCCTTGCTAGGTGGGAGCAGCTGGAggcaaatcccaaaatttggatcTAAAAAGAACAACTACACCAAATTCCCttggagagcagagctgcagcttcccTGCCAGCCAGGAACACTGAAAGCCACTCACCAGCAACAAGGACACTCCAAGTTTAGTGTCCCAGCATTCAGAAACTTTCTGTGATCAGTCACTTCCAACACATCCAATCAGCAGTAACATTTACAGAGCAAAATAAGGAGCCGTAATTTATTTACTTGCTTAAAGCAATGTGCTGTTACAGATTTGCCTGTAATCACCAAATATCCCTGAGCCTCCCCTTCTCCCGAAGATGTGGGTTTGCTCCTTTTTTCAAAAGATTTCAGGTCAGGAATAAACTACTTTTCACATAGCATTTGCCAGCTGCACTTAGAGCTATTAATGTTTTACAGAGACACCTTCAGTGGCCCAGGGACAAAAGAAAACCTTCTGGAAGTGCTGAAACACCAtgtgcatgtggcacttggggacatggtggtggtggccttggcaatgCTGGTGGAACAGTTGGATTCAACGATTTTAGAGGGATTTTCCAAACTAAACAAAGTTTTTGCAGCAGTAGACATCATCAACTGTGTATGGCCAGAAACTGCTGGTCTCACACCAACTGCAAGATTCTTCAatataaaaaaaatcctttaaaatgcaACTGTGAGCTACTG includes:
- the KIAA1671 gene encoding uncharacterized protein KIAA1671 homolog isoform X3, whose protein sequence is MEYYYCPRLLKFLQYLWDQLRKCFSRQPPGAKDTDTLVQEPESQYGTWNEQRHSSDSFVGESPSLDNEVASGRKPPAGSHPSSLSSQAEPPCLPEHHDFSKEQRSTSLDRSSTDMDSTDGTDVPPAGDALPEDKSYFSFIDHTDVLDSSALKTRVQLSKKRRCRAPASHSLRRSRGLDLDNRFSLTEESDNGWMFKDSTEEKKTMQQEDSEEEDKIQHTPRSSSVQAQRMPVFPGMDHAALKAQLRKRQESESAGDTGSAQLFKSPKAQLGTPSSRVLPSSVEKEDRSEEKSPQWLKELKSKKRQSHYENQV
- the KIAA1671 gene encoding uncharacterized protein KIAA1671 homolog isoform X4; the protein is MTYSLWAAFIGWIDQLRKCFSRQPPGAKDTDTLVQEPESQYGTWNEQRHSSDSFVGESPSLDNEVASGRKPPAGSHPSSLSSQAEPPCLPEHHDFSKEQRSTSLDRSSTDMDSTDGTDVPPAGDALPEDKSYFSFIDHTDVLDSSALKTRVQLSKKRRCRAPASHSLRRSRGLDLDNRFSLTEESDNGWMFKDSTEEKKTMQQEDSEEEDKIQHTPRSSSVQAQRMPVFPGMDHAALKAQLRKRQESESAGDTGSAQLFKSPKAQLGTPSSRVLPSSVEKEDRSEEKSPQWLKELKSKKRQSHYENQV